Below is a genomic region from Streptomyces sp. Edi4.
CCGGTACGCGCAAGCCTGACCCAGCCACCCGGCCCCGCCCCTCCGGTGGGGCCCATCACATTCGGCCCTGCACCGAAAGCAGCAACGCCCCGCCGTCGGCGGGGCGTTGCGCGTGGGAGCGGGCTCCCGGCGGGAAGTGCAGTCGGGCCCGGCGGTCTTCTCGGCACGGGGGGTTTAGAGAAGGGGATGGATGTCACGCCGGGCCCGTAGGTCTGATGATCAGCGCGGCGCCGCCGAGCGTCAAAACCCGGGCCGCGCGGCGGGCGCCGTGTTGCGCATACGCTCGATCAGCCCGCCGATGTCGGCCGTCCGCGACTGACGGATGGCCCGGGCGCACTCCAGCGTCGGTGACACGGTCCTGGGCTGCTCGACGACCGACAGCTGCGTTCCGTCTGCGACCCCGTTCGCCGCCAGGGTCATCCCCGAGGCCACCAGACGCAGGACACCGCCGGGCTCCGGCTGCGGGAGGTCCTCCCCGCTCGCCGCGCCCTGGGCGGACCGACTGGTGCGATGCGGTACTACTGAAGCCATTTTCCCCGGCCCCTTCTGGCAGTTGCTGTGCACGGTGCATTGCTGGCTGCACTCGGCTCGCGTCGAGACGCGACATCTTCGAGGCGGCGCAGCATGGGTCTGTGATGCAGAGGTCCGCTACGACGTGAACACCACTGGCGTACAGGTCGCGCGAGGAGCACTCCGCGCTGTCATCTGTGCGTGCAAGGAACTGTCGGGGGGCAGTCCCGGGCCGCTGGAACCTGGTGGTGCGTCCGGTGCCGTATTGCTACGGCGAGCGAGGTGCACTGCCCGAGCCGCGCCCGGGCAGACACCCCAAGCCTTGCGGCTAGTCCCAGTTGGTGTCGGCGGGAGCCACAATCGTGTCCGGGCTGGCAGGCGCCGGCGTGACGACGTCCCAATGCGTATCGGCAAGTGCAGGGCCGCCGTGATGGACGGCGGGTAGGGAAGAGACAGCCAAGGCGGCGCAGGCGGCAAGAAGTGCCGCCGCGGCAGCCGTTCGGATTCGGCGAGCAACAGTCACGGGGGAAGGGTCCTTTCAGGAGGACGGATGACCAGGTCAGGGAAAACCCCTGGAAAACACCTGACCTGCATATGTCATTGACCTAGGCTGGCCGCCTCCACTCTCGACATCAAGGCTGGTAGCACTGCGTGTAGACGCAACGCCGGAGGACGCAGCAATAAATCATGAGCAATACCGACAGAACACCCGACATCCAGCGGCCGCCCACCCTCACGAGCCCCGCACGCGATCTGCTGCGCCGTGCCTTGAAGGGTGAGCAGATCGCGGAGGACACCCCGGGACTCGGTGAACTGGCCAGGCTCGGCGTACTGCGCCCCGAGCCCTACCGGCCGAGCACCTACGTTCTGTCTGCACGCTCCGACATCGAACGGCACCTGCACGCGGCCGCCGAGCAGCAGCTGGTCGCGGCCGCAGGGTTCATGGCGCAAATCCAAGGCTTCCTCGAGGACATCGACGGCGAGCGCGGCCTGTTCGGAACGCCGAGCGGTGACTACCAGTCGCGCTTCCTGGACGGGTCGAACGAGGTCCACAAAGTACTGACCAGCCTCACCTACGCTGCTCAGCGGGAAGTGCTGACCATGCATCCCGGCGCGCGCCGGCCCGAGCATCTGAAGAACTCCGAGAGCCGGGATACGGAGATGATGGAGCGCGGGGTCGTCCTGCGCACCATCTACCAGCGATCCAACCTGACCGCCCCGCATGTCCGACGCTACGTCGCCATGGCGCTGGAGCTGGGAGCTCAGATCCGCACTGTCGATGCGCCGTTGACCAAGACCATCGTCATCGACGGAACCGATGCCTTCGTCCCTGACCTGGTCGACGGACGGCCTGCGGCTGCTGGTGCGTGGCACATTCGGGACCCTGCGGCCATCGGCTACATCCGGCGTGCTTTCGAGAACGAATGGCTGCACGCGGTGCCCTGGGACACCACTCCTGCGGCGTCCGAGGCCGAAGCGGAGGACTCCCCCGCTCCCGCTGTTCGGCCCATCACATCTGCTCGCCAGCGCTCCATTTTGCGAGGCATCAGCCAGGGCCACAGTTACGCGCAGATCGGCCGCCAGCTCGGCTGGAAGGTCCGCACGGTCGGCGCCGAGATGGCGCAGCTGCGCAGTGAACTGGGCATGGAGACGAACGAGCAGGTCATGTACTGGTTCGCGACTTCGTCCGACCGCCACGTAAGGGACTAGTTCAGTCTGCTGGGGCGCCGGGCCCGTGGCCGAAGCGTGGCGTGTCCGCCGGCTCCGCCTCCAGGCGAAGTCGCTGGAAGCGCAGCGGGTGGCGGAAGACGCCACCATGGTCGACGGCCCGGTCGGCGCTGATCTCTGCCACCAGTTCGGGACGGACCAGGGTTGTCTTCAGAACGTCCCGGGACCCCCATGCTGAGGAGAACTTCACTCCCCTCCAGGGGTGGTCGGGACCAGCGGCTTCCAGATGCGCAGCGACCTGCTGCGCGGTGTCCGGGCGCAGGGGCACGGTACGGCCCACCGTGCGGAGGCGGCCGTGTTCGTCGTAGCGGCCGAGGACGAGGAGCTGCGGTCGTGTCAGAGTGCCCGTAATCGCACCGATGATGGCCTCCGTGGTGTCCCGCCGTCTGATCTTGGTCCAGCCGCGTTGGCCCGGCTGGTAGCGCTGGTTCATGCGCTTGGCGACAAGGCCTTCCACCCCGGTGACGTCGGTCCAGGTCTCCAGCCACTCCTGGGCCGTGGCGAGGTCGGTGGTCATGGGGCAGAGCGTCCACGGCGCGGTCAACTGGTGGGTTGCGAAGAGGCCTTCGAGAATGCGGCGGCGATCGCGGTACGGGCGCGTCAGGAGCTCGGTCCCGTCGATCTGGAGGGCGTCGAAGGCAACATAGAAGGCCGGCAGACGTACGCCCAGCGTGGCCGCGGTGCGCGACCGGGCAGCGGCTCGCCGCTGGAGTCCTTCGAAGGACAGTTGGCCGGTCTCGGTGTCCCAGACGAGAAGCTCGCCATCGAGAACGAGGCCGTCGGGCAGCTGCTCGCCGGCCGCGACCAGGTCGGGGAATCGGTCCTGGATCAGGCTGCCGCGGCGAGTCTGCAAGCGGAGGCGTCCGCCGGGGCCGCCAGGGGTGAAGACAATCGCGCGGTGGCCGTCCAGCTTCTGCTCCAGGGCCACCAAGCCGCGCGCCAGAGTGCTGGGGCTCGGAAGTGACTCGGCAGGCTGGGCGAGCATGGGGGTGATGGGAGGCAACAGCGCCATCAGGGCCTCCTTCCACCGTCCGCTGCGGGCACTGCGCCACCAGCCTTCCCACCCTGGTCGGCGAAGTCTCGCCTACATACAGCTTCCGGGTGGCTGGCTTCAGCCGCGAGAGGACCACACCGCAGAAGCCCCCGCAGCTCGTCACGTCGGGTACGACAGCGGCCCCGGTCCGCGCCCTGATGGCGGCGGACCGGGGCCGATGCGCTCCCAATCTCCCGTACTGCCCGACGGATCCAGCTGCTCCACGGCTGTTTCCGTCCACCGGTGCGGCCGATGCCCGCGGCCTTCCGGTGCAGCCCACACTACATGAAACCCAACACGTAAGGAATGGTTTGGAGGTGGTTACTGCCAGGGGGCGGGTCCCGTGCCCGCCGCCCAGTCCAGGAGCTGTCGGGAGCCGAACAGTCGCAGAGGCACCTCAAGGTCGCAATTCCAGTCGACCGCGCTCGTGGTGAACGTGCTGGTCGTCACCACAGCTGCCATATCGCAGCGATGGGTGTCCCGGTAGGTGCCGTTCACTTGATAGAGCACCTCGGCACGCACCTTCCTCGCCTCGGCGAACCGTTTGCACTGCACCAACAGCCAGCGCCCGTCGGGAGTGCGCGCCGTCACATCGCCCGCCCGGTCCCCCGCTCCGCCGAGCACAGTCACGTAGGTACAGCCGTCTCGCCGGCACAACTGGGCGACGGCTTCCTCGAAGCCGCCTGGACTCAGGGCTCGCCAGCCATCGATGGCGGTGGGCAGCGTGGCCCACCCGGCGCGGCCCCGGCGACGGGTCCACCGGCGGCCGCCGTAGTAGCCCGCCACGATCGCGGCCAGGCCGAGGAGCACCAGGAGCCCAGTCAAGACGGCCGGGTGGTGACTCAGGTAGTTGCCGATGAGGAACAGCGCTACCGCGGCAACGAGCAGGACTGAGCCGCCGTCCCGTGCGGGTAAGTGGCGGTACCAGGGGCGCGGGGTGGCAGGACGCCGGGCGGCGGGGTGGCGGCGGGTGGAGGGGCGGCGGGCCGTGGAGCGGCTGGTGCGGGGACGGCGGCTGGTGCTGGCCATGGGCGGGTCTCCTCGTCGGGTCGGGGCATCGGGGTGGGAGCGGTTGAGGTGTCAGTCCTGGCGCCAGGTGCCCTTGATGGAGCCCTCGAAGGTGCCGGTGCGGCGGCGGCCACCGCCGAAGACCAGGCGCAGGAACAGGGCGCCGGCAAGGCAGATGCCGCCGACCTTCAGCACGGTCAGAGTGGCGTGCCACAGGACGGTGGCGCCCGCCGAGACGCTGGTGGCGATGTCGGCCCCGTACACGGCGCCGACGGTGGTGACGGCCGCGGCGCCGGTGACGTACGCGATGGCCTTCGCCTTGGCGCGGGTGGAGGTGAGCCACTGGGGCAGGGCGCGGCGCTCTGTGAAGGCGCTGGGTGCCGGGGCCGGGCGCGGGGCGGGCGCCGCGGCGGCGGTGGACGCCGGCGGCGGGGCGAGGGGGACGACTTCGCGGATGGTCCGGGTACCGCCGTCGGCGGTGGTCTCCACGGTCTCGCGGACGGTGTAGCCGTCGGGAACAACGAAGGGGGCGATGCCCGGGGCGACCGGGCCGGGGGCCGGGACGTTCCGGGTGGAGGTGATGGCCTCGTTCTCCAGGCGCGCGAGCAGGGCGCGGGCCTGGCTGTCGTACTCGGCCTGGGTGAGGTCGGAGTGCATCAGTGGGTGTCCTTGTCTGGTGTTGGGGCGGGTTCGAGGGCGGCCAGGGCCCGCCGGAGCGGGCTCGTGGCCAAGGTGCTGTTCGGGTCGAGGTCGGCGATGACGAGATGGGCGCTGGCGCTCGGACCGGTGATGTCCTGGGAGTGGTCGGCGGGCTGGGGCATCACGAGCCGCTCAGAATTTGATGGCGGCGATGGCGTTGGCGCCGGACTGGAGGGCCTGGTGGATGGCGGGTGCCATGCCGGTGGAGGCGAGGAAGAAGCCGAACAGGACCGCGGCGATGGCGGGGCCGGTCTTCAGGGAGCCGCTGCGCATCAGGGCGACCAGGATGATCGCCAGGAGCACGATGATCGAGATGGAGAGGGCCACGGTCAGTTCTCTTCCTTCAG
It encodes:
- a CDS encoding ATP-dependent DNA ligase, with product MALLPPITPMLAQPAESLPSPSTLARGLVALEQKLDGHRAIVFTPGGPGGRLRLQTRRGSLIQDRFPDLVAAGEQLPDGLVLDGELLVWDTETGQLSFEGLQRRAAARSRTAATLGVRLPAFYVAFDALQIDGTELLTRPYRDRRRILEGLFATHQLTAPWTLCPMTTDLATAQEWLETWTDVTGVEGLVAKRMNQRYQPGQRGWTKIRRRDTTEAIIGAITGTLTRPQLLVLGRYDEHGRLRTVGRTVPLRPDTAQQVAAHLEAAGPDHPWRGVKFSSAWGSRDVLKTTLVRPELVAEISADRAVDHGGVFRHPLRFQRLRLEAEPADTPRFGHGPGAPAD
- a CDS encoding restriction endonuclease; its protein translation is MASTSRRPRTSRSTARRPSTRRHPAARRPATPRPWYRHLPARDGGSVLLVAAVALFLIGNYLSHHPAVLTGLLVLLGLAAIVAGYYGGRRWTRRRGRAGWATLPTAIDGWRALSPGGFEEAVAQLCRRDGCTYVTVLGGAGDRAGDVTARTPDGRWLLVQCKRFAEARKVRAEVLYQVNGTYRDTHRCDMAAVVTTSTFTTSAVDWNCDLEVPLRLFGSRQLLDWAAGTGPAPWQ